GCACAGGTTAGCTACTACAAAGCTACCAAAGGTCCTGATGGCAAAGGCAAGCGTTTGTTCAAGATGGCACCGTTACACCATCATCTAGAACTTTCTGGCTGGTCAGAACTGCAAGTCGTTGCTGTGTTCTATGTAGTTAGTACAATTTTAGCTGTTATCAGTTTGACGATTGGTCGGTTGTGATGATTTCAGGAATTAACTGAATAAATAATAATCACCTCCTCAACTAGAGGGGGTTGTTTTTTATGACTAAATTTTGTATAAGGAGTGAGGCATTACGTCTTTACTCACTTACGCAATTGTCCCACTAAATGAACAAGTTCTGGCAAAATTAGTTTTTCCATAGCCAGTCGTACAGCATTGCTAGAACCAGGAAGGGAAAAGATGAGTTTCTGTTGATAAACACCAGCAACAGCGCGAGATGCAATAGCTCGCGAACCAATTTCTTGATAACTTAAAAAGCGGAATAGCTCACCAAACCCAGGCAGGATTTTTTCTAGCAAGTTTTCAATAGTATCATAGGTGGTATCCCTCGACGCAATACCTGTGCCACCATTGAAAATCAGAACATCCAGGCTTGGGTGTTTACCCAGCAGTTCCATCTGCTCGTGAATCTGCATGGGTTCATCTTTGACAATTGTGTAAGCTTCTACTGAATGGTTAGCATTGCAGAGTAATTCTTGAATAAGCTGACCACTTTTGTCTGTTTCTGGGGAACGTGTATCGCTAACGGTTACGACAGCACAAGTTACTGTTATGGCTGG
The sequence above is a segment of the Mastigocladopsis repens PCC 10914 genome. Coding sequences within it:
- a CDS encoding MogA/MoaB family molybdenum cofactor biosynthesis protein, which codes for MTHIPHPDSPAITVTCAVVTVSDTRSPETDKSGQLIQELLCNANHSVEAYTIVKDEPMQIHEQMELLGKHPSLDVLIFNGGTGIASRDTTYDTIENLLEKILPGFGELFRFLSYQEIGSRAIASRAVAGVYQQKLIFSLPGSSNAVRLAMEKLILPELVHLVGQLRK